Proteins co-encoded in one Luteolibacter sp. Y139 genomic window:
- a CDS encoding ATP-binding cassette domain-containing protein codes for MNSSSPKLNLHSGLAIGYRQPLATVREAIQLEHGTHFLIARNGRGKTTLLRTLAKTLRQMHGHFEANGRVQYLPEDLRFDPITTVSAIFRAMIPSNRVAEAMKLAESLELDARKSYGKLSTGNRRKAHLIMAEMSIDPTRGNILLLDEPFSGLDAYAREIFEDMWRANASTVLRLVSCHPDYDSMGMPSAVVIQGEEIRHTIGNDQTWNQLKSQLN; via the coding sequence ATGAATTCTTCGTCTCCCAAGTTGAATCTCCACTCCGGTCTCGCGATTGGCTACCGCCAGCCGCTTGCAACCGTACGTGAGGCGATCCAGCTGGAACACGGCACTCATTTCCTGATTGCCCGCAATGGCCGCGGCAAGACCACCCTGCTGCGGACCCTGGCCAAGACCCTCCGCCAAATGCACGGTCACTTCGAAGCCAACGGCCGGGTGCAATACCTGCCCGAAGATCTTCGCTTCGATCCCATCACCACCGTCTCCGCCATCTTCCGGGCGATGATCCCCTCCAACCGCGTGGCCGAAGCGATGAAGCTGGCCGAGTCGCTGGAGCTGGATGCCCGCAAGTCCTACGGCAAGCTTTCCACCGGCAATCGTCGCAAGGCCCATCTGATCATGGCCGAAATGTCGATTGACCCCACCCGCGGCAATATCCTGCTGCTCGATGAGCCCTTCAGCGGCCTCGATGCCTACGCCCGCGAAATTTTCGAGGACATGTGGCGCGCCAATGCCAGCACTGTGCTGCGCTTGGTGAGCTGCCATCCGGACTACGACTCCATGGGCATGCCCAGCGCGGTCGTGATCCAAGGGGAGGAGATCCGCCACACGATCGGCAACGACCAGACGTGGAATCAACTCAAGAGCCAGCTGAACTGA